One part of the Cyanobacterium stanieri LEGE 03274 genome encodes these proteins:
- a CDS encoding histidine kinase, with amino-acid sequence MYPSDRDQNSGEIKNKNIKPPQKSLQLLLFVDNRHSSQQNIQDIKNYLQSLTHEYQFQLEVLEISKYPHLVEHFKLVATPALVKVNPAPQQTLAGSNLTAQLQKWWDKWQYSLTHTMNSNSGEEESILQTCLPSSDLIRMSDDIFQLKQEVENLQQQLNFKDQMLAMLVHDLRNPLTAASLAVETIELAINESDQEKIFKLQKRLCQQSKKQFKVMNKMISDLLETSKKTNHQLNIIPVKVNLPILCNELLNSFNQKIQVKNQVLIRDIPQDLPPVYADPELINQVLINLIENAIKYTPNDGTITVAIIHKTTQKIEVSIIDTGSGIPPEKKERIFDGHFRLERDIKQEGYGIGLALCRQVINAHYGQIWVDDNGNQGSCFRFTLPVYL; translated from the coding sequence ATGTATCCATCAGACAGGGATCAAAATTCGGGCGAAATTAAAAATAAAAATATTAAACCACCTCAAAAATCTCTCCAATTATTATTATTTGTAGATAATCGTCATAGCTCTCAACAAAATATTCAAGACATCAAAAATTATCTTCAAAGTCTAACCCATGAATATCAATTTCAACTAGAAGTATTAGAAATTAGTAAATATCCCCATTTAGTAGAACATTTTAAACTGGTTGCTACCCCAGCCCTTGTCAAAGTTAACCCCGCGCCCCAACAAACCTTGGCAGGAAGTAATTTAACCGCCCAACTGCAAAAATGGTGGGATAAGTGGCAATATTCTCTAACCCACACCATGAATAGTAATTCTGGAGAGGAGGAATCTATTCTACAAACCTGCTTACCTTCTTCCGATTTAATCCGTATGAGTGATGATATTTTTCAGTTAAAACAGGAGGTGGAAAATTTACAACAACAATTAAATTTTAAAGACCAAATGTTGGCAATGTTGGTGCATGATTTGCGCAATCCCTTAACTGCTGCTTCCCTTGCGGTGGAAACTATTGAATTAGCGATTAATGAATCTGATCAAGAGAAAATATTTAAGTTACAAAAACGACTTTGTCAACAGTCTAAAAAACAGTTTAAGGTCATGAATAAAATGATCTCTGATTTACTAGAAACATCCAAAAAAACCAATCATCAGCTTAATATTATACCTGTTAAGGTCAATTTACCTATTTTGTGCAATGAATTGTTAAATAGTTTTAACCAAAAAATACAAGTTAAAAATCAAGTTTTAATTAGGGATATTCCTCAAGATTTGCCCCCAGTTTATGCAGATCCAGAGTTGATTAATCAGGTATTAATTAATTTAATTGAAAATGCCATTAAATATACTCCCAATGATGGCACAATTACCGTTGCAATTATTCATAAAACCACCCAAAAAATAGAAGTAAGTATTATTGATACGGGTTCGGGTATCCCCCCTGAAAAAAAAGAACGCATTTTTGATGGTCATTTTCGTTTGGAAAGAGATATAAAGCAAGAGGGATATGGTATTGGGTTAGCTCTTTGTCGTCAAGTAATTAATGCTCATTATGGTCAAATTTGGGTTGATGATAATGGAAATCAGGGTAGTTGTTTTCGTTTTACCCTACCTGTGTATCTGTGA
- a CDS encoding TIGR03643 family protein, producing the protein MKLPKLSQEDIDRVVEMAWEDRTTFDAIELQFGLSEKQVIALMRKEMKSSSFRMWRKRVSGRKTKHLKKRDFLVTRFKSDNQKT; encoded by the coding sequence ATGAAATTACCAAAACTGAGTCAGGAGGATATTGATAGGGTGGTGGAGATGGCATGGGAGGATAGAACTACTTTTGATGCCATTGAGTTACAGTTTGGGTTATCTGAAAAGCAGGTAATTGCTTTAATGAGGAAGGAAATGAAAAGTTCTAGTTTTAGGATGTGGCGCAAACGGGTTTCTGGGAGAAAAACAAAGCATCTCAAGAAAAGGGATTTTCTGGTAACTCGGTTTAAGTCTGATAATCAAAAAACTTAG
- the cobQ gene encoding cobyric acid synthase CobQ gives MKAIMVVGTTSHAGKSTLIIALSRLLWRKGWLVSPFQGQNIGLDHYLTSTGGEISYAQAFQAWAAKTTPRVEMNPVLIKPQKDQLSQVFFQGHLVGTTRGKEYDEKYLEQSWEIIKESLVTLGQEFNLIICEGVGSPAEINRKHQDLANMRIATHLNADTILVADIERGGVFAHIVGTLALLEPQERALVKGIIINKFRGDKSTLEDDIKWLQEYTGIPVLGVVPWFNSDLFSANSFRFSKYDHSKTSHNLHIKIIKLPRVYNFTDFDPLEGEDHVFIEYIEPHQDIGFPDAVIIPGTKNTMADLMVLEKTGMKEKIQEYESGGGTVFGICGGYQMLGHKIIDGDNIEGVCSEIEGIDLLPIQTTLKPEKITRQREISANYPQSGFPVDGYEIHQGYTELVTPLVKKRKIKYMALFDDASLGLVNGNLSVWGCYLHGIFDNGAWRRSWLNHLRHKRGLPSLPTGISNYRQHREDLIDALANYMEKYLDLSSFY, from the coding sequence ATGAAAGCAATTATGGTAGTGGGTACAACATCCCACGCAGGTAAATCAACCCTTATAATAGCCCTATCTCGTCTTTTGTGGCGTAAAGGATGGTTAGTTAGCCCCTTTCAAGGACAAAATATTGGCTTAGATCATTATCTTACCAGTACAGGGGGAGAAATCAGTTATGCCCAAGCCTTTCAAGCATGGGCGGCGAAAACAACTCCCCGAGTGGAAATGAATCCCGTATTAATAAAACCCCAAAAAGATCAATTATCACAGGTATTTTTTCAGGGGCATTTAGTCGGCACAACTAGGGGAAAAGAATATGACGAAAAATATTTGGAACAAAGTTGGGAGATTATTAAAGAATCATTAGTAACCCTAGGGCAAGAATTTAACCTAATTATTTGTGAAGGGGTGGGAAGCCCTGCCGAAATTAATCGCAAACATCAAGACTTAGCAAATATGAGGATAGCAACTCATCTTAATGCAGACACAATCTTGGTAGCAGACATTGAAAGGGGGGGGGTTTTTGCCCATATTGTGGGAACTTTGGCACTTTTAGAGCCTCAGGAAAGGGCATTGGTTAAAGGTATTATTATTAATAAATTTAGGGGGGATAAATCTACCCTTGAGGATGATATTAAGTGGTTACAAGAATATACAGGAATTCCCGTTTTGGGGGTAGTACCTTGGTTCAATTCTGATTTATTTTCTGCCAATTCTTTTCGATTTTCCAAGTATGATCATAGTAAGACAAGTCATAATCTACACATAAAAATTATTAAGTTACCTAGGGTTTATAATTTTACTGATTTTGATCCATTGGAAGGGGAAGATCATGTTTTTATAGAATATATTGAGCCTCATCAAGATATAGGGTTTCCCGATGCGGTGATTATACCGGGTACAAAAAATACTATGGCTGATTTAATGGTATTGGAAAAAACGGGCATGAAAGAAAAAATTCAGGAATATGAGAGTGGGGGAGGTACGGTTTTTGGTATCTGTGGCGGTTATCAAATGTTAGGACATAAAATCATTGATGGGGATAATATTGAGGGGGTTTGCTCGGAAATAGAAGGTATTGATTTGTTACCGATTCAGACTACCCTTAAGCCCGAAAAAATTACTCGTCAAAGGGAAATATCGGCGAATTATCCTCAGAGTGGTTTTCCTGTGGATGGTTATGAGATTCATCAGGGTTATACGGAGTTGGTTACTCCTTTGGTTAAAAAGCGCAAGATTAAGTATATGGCTTTGTTTGATGATGCTAGTTTGGGTTTAGTTAATGGAAATTTATCGGTTTGGGGTTGTTATCTCCATGGAATTTTTGATAATGGTGCCTGGAGGCGCTCGTGGTTAAATCATTTACGCCATAAAAGGGGTTTACCTTCTTTGCCCACGGGTATATCTAATTATCGTCAACATCGGGAAGATTTGATCGATGCTTTGGCTAATTATATGGAGAAGTATTTGGATTTGAGTAGTTTTTATTGA
- the ribE gene encoding riboflavin synthase, giving the protein MFTGLIQGTGKVKSLGNDLYAIAISRTNHQKITHDLELGDSVAVDGVCLTVEKITKDGFVATASPETLQRTTLARSTQNQSPVNLETSLRVGSKIGGHFVSGHVDGIGCLTESKQTQQAWEMTFSSPPSLTAEWQQYLAPYIVSKASIAVNGISLTIADCDVDGNYFKVAVIPVTYADTNLAQLKIGDWVNLESDILGKYVDRLISHRLGKQPIQENISLDFLAQHGY; this is encoded by the coding sequence GTGTTTACAGGATTAATACAAGGTACGGGTAAAGTAAAATCTTTAGGTAATGATTTATATGCGATCGCCATTAGTCGAACAAATCATCAAAAAATTACCCACGACTTAGAATTAGGAGATAGCGTTGCGGTGGATGGAGTTTGTCTCACCGTCGAAAAAATCACTAAAGATGGCTTTGTTGCCACCGCCTCCCCCGAAACCTTGCAACGAACAACCCTAGCTAGAAGTACACAAAATCAAAGCCCCGTAAACCTAGAAACCTCCCTGAGAGTAGGAAGCAAAATTGGCGGACATTTTGTCAGTGGCCATGTGGATGGTATCGGTTGCTTAACGGAATCAAAGCAAACCCAACAAGCATGGGAAATGACTTTTTCTAGCCCCCCAAGCCTCACCGCAGAATGGCAACAATACCTCGCCCCCTACATCGTCTCTAAGGCTAGTATTGCCGTTAATGGTATCAGTCTAACTATCGCTGATTGTGACGTTGACGGTAATTATTTTAAAGTGGCCGTCATACCCGTTACCTACGCTGATACTAATCTGGCTCAACTTAAAATAGGTGATTGGGTAAACTTAGAAAGCGACATCCTTGGTAAGTATGTTGATAGATTAATTAGCCATCGGCTTGGAAAACAACCCATCCAAGAAAATATCAGCCTTGATTTTCTCGCTCAACATGGATATTAA
- a CDS encoding pentapeptide repeat-containing protein, whose product MKKLLTVAVSAIALSTITISETVAQNPDHVKQLIETNQCAGCDLRNADLRETHLIGADLRNADLRGANLSYANLEGADLDGANLAYADFHQAFLTNATMNYANLNHTNLSYATLFDTHLENAFINNLNIEEATIYNTNIGVGGEYPD is encoded by the coding sequence ATGAAAAAATTACTAACTGTTGCGGTAAGTGCGATCGCCCTTAGTACCATCACCATATCAGAAACGGTAGCTCAAAACCCGGACCATGTGAAACAGCTAATCGAAACCAATCAATGTGCAGGATGTGACTTAAGGAATGCAGACTTACGAGAAACCCATCTAATTGGGGCAGACTTAAGAAACGCAGACTTAAGAGGTGCTAACCTAAGCTATGCCAACTTAGAAGGTGCAGACTTAGACGGTGCGAATCTAGCCTATGCAGACTTTCATCAAGCATTTTTAACCAACGCCACCATGAATTATGCTAATCTTAACCACACTAACTTAAGTTATGCAACCCTATTCGATACCCACCTAGAAAATGCTTTTATAAACAATCTCAACATTGAAGAAGCAACCATTTACAATACTAATATTGGCGTAGGGGGAGAATATCCCGACTAA